The following coding sequences are from one Coffea arabica cultivar ET-39 chromosome 11e, Coffea Arabica ET-39 HiFi, whole genome shotgun sequence window:
- the LOC140021283 gene encoding uncharacterized protein translates to MDWRGRGRGCGHGFRQPRTPKRDEGSATGPNQNLRNEEGDQVAMAINRMTDIFERLAERQFHGGSDPEIAENWFEMMVDSFTALDYTKIRQVNFVVFQFEGAARSWCNVVSAKWEREQTLWTWVNFEREFNVKFLPPIIQEKREDDFIKLKQGLLSVAEYEERFTKLSKFAPELVVTERKRISRFIQGLNIEIQQSLAAAHITTFTDALDKAQRVENAKF, encoded by the exons ATGGATTGGCGAGGACGTGGACGAGGGTGTGGGCATGGGTTTCGGCAACCTCGCACTCCCAAGAGAGATGAGGGATCCGCGACTGGACCAAACCAAAACCTTAGAAACGAAGAGGGTGACCAAGTAGCTATGGCCATTAACCGCATGACCGATATTTTCGAGCGCTTAGCTGAGCGCCAA TTTCATGGAGGCTCTGATCCCGAGatagcagaaaattggtttgaaaTGATGGTTGATAGTTTTACTGCTTTAGATTATACCAAGATAAGGCAAGTGAATTTTGTcgtttttcaatttgaaggggcGGCACGCTCATGGTGCAATGTTGTTagtgcaaagtgggaaagagaacaaacccttTGGACTTGGGTAAACTTTGAGAGGGAGTTTAATGTCAAATTCCTTCCGccaattatacaagaaaagagggaggatgactTTATTAAATTGAAGCAAGGATTATTAAGTGTGGCCGAGTATGAGGAGCGGTTCACcaaactttccaaatttgcccctgagctCGTAGTCACCGAACGGAAAAGGATAAGCAGGTTTATTCAGGGGTTAAATATAGAAATCCAACAATCACTAGCAGCTGCCCATATTACCACTTTTACGGATGCCTTGGATAAGGCACAGAGGGTAGAGAATGCTAAGTTTTAA